ATAGTTAGTAGAGTACGTACGAAGGTTCGCGGAAagtttacaatttacatttgaaattctTGTACCGAAACAAAGGAGCCAAGAAACCGATCTAAACAAACAAAGGAAGCCAAAACTAAGTTGTATTGTGTAAGTTTGCACCTTTGCTGCATGCTGCAATGAGTTCGGAATGTCTAATTGTATCACATTTTCAGTCACGTGTCTTCGAACTTGGCTGTTAGATAACGAAGTTGCCATGCTTCTTTAGTGGAAACCGATAGAGTTAACAGCCGTAATCACTGGAGCTGAAATAACCAAGTTGTGTAGATTCGTGCTGTATCCCCTGGCTTAGAAAGTGAATTAAGTTGTGAGATTTATACTTCGATTTTCGTATTCAATTTACCGCTTATGAATTAAGCTAGTGGGTTTATTTGGTACTCgtatattttgtactaatatatttgtatgttacgATGCAGGGTAAAGGTATTATGAATTATGCAAACATTTACACATCTGAAGACTGTGTCCCTGTAGCGAATGCATTTTCCCAGCAGTGTGTATGAAGCATAGTGATGGATGCTGGCGGATatgatttaaaaagtaatcATTTTATATCTGTAACATATGTCACTTCAAGCATAAAAATCTGATCAAGTCTAGTGGCCCAAGCATGCAACCAGGgacatctttttttattgctttgaatgtcgagacgagcttgccgtttgcctgatggtaaacgatacgaccgcccgtaaacagtagaaataccatgcAACACTTTGAattccaaagtattgtttgataatccattgtgctcgccatcctgtgacatgaaatgttaagtcttattacgtccagtagttacactggctacaatgtccttcaaaccggaacacaacaatgactacacaccgctgctggtacctactcaggcggactctcacatataagagacctaccactagtagtTCACAGTATACAGATGTGAAAGCAATGTAGGTGTTTGTGTAGAATCAATATCTATTTGCGTTATTTCTAAATCGCCAAGattctttaaaaaacaaagcGTATATTTCTACCTTCGAAGAGGGAGAACCGTGAACAGCGCCTAATAACATATATTACAATACAGTTCCGGCAAAGACCGCCGGAACACCGAACTTTTTACTTCTCACCAAGTTGAAAGTTATCGTAAAATGTTAGCCCGCAgtcaagaattttatttaaattatgtacgatctaaagaaaattttaaaattgttttacattcattacaaataaattggcATCACGTACAAATTTAGCGGACTAGAACATTGGTTGCAATGAAATATAAAGCGTATATTAAATCAGAATAGAACTATTCCAACTCGAAACATTCTGTATTCGAAGTAATAGGCGACTAAACTACGTCGACTGATCGATTGAATAGAGTGATCAAAATTTATTCACTGGTACCCACTGTAACTCCACAAGAACATTGTTGCCGAAGTACATTGAAAAGTTTTCTTGTTAAAAGTTCCCTATTGCGGAATGAGAATAATAATTCTTGAAATCACTTCCTTATTTAAGAGACTTACTATTTCATACATAACAGGGTCATTCGAATGAATTCATTATCACTCACTTAGACTTATTTAGTTCTATAATAATTGATGTCTAATTCTGACGCGAAGTTGCTTAACGCAAATTCACCCTTACAACTATGATAAAAAGACATATTACGGAAAAACATTAGAATAAaccgaaattttaaaaatatatatattacaactAACATTTTGTATCTTAATAAATGTCCTTATTTAGTAAGTGGTTTCCGAAGTTTGCgtaattttgtacaaatattttaatatatttaatctaagcaataaaaacgtAGACTCCTCCCGATCCTCTTTTTATACATGTGACACGCTAATTGCCATTATGAACGCCGGCGAATAATATCTCGtttctgttaatttatttacggtAGTAGTGAAGTTGTTTCACCAAGACTCGACTTTAATTGAAAGAGAACTTATTGGTTAGCGGCAGGGAATATTTTAATAGCTGTTCCGAACAccgttaatttataataactttttaagtaGCTATTACCTGAAACAAAGGACGGTGATTTTTCGctgaataaaacaattacatacacATAAATTGCTAGGGAAGGATTTATAAAGTATCATTACATGCGAATTTCCTATCTTTGGTTAATGACCACTTTGTCCgataataagcaatttatatgAACCATTACGGTATCAGCACGTCGTTAAGATAATAAggaaattctttcactaatttGTACGGGTACAAGTAGATgagaaagaatatattttaggtgCAGGTGCAAATTGGAAGTAATTGTCATGTTAATTTAGACGAAGTATAGCTAACTAtctactttaaattttttaaatacaattatatataaaaatagagatGATACGcgttaattaaaacaaagtatcCTTTAAAATGTAATCATTGAAACAAATAGGGTCTGGCTGGCataaaaagcaaaacaaattCGAATCGGATAAAAACACACGGTTAGATAATTAAGCAATAAGAAAAGAATGAAGAGgtctttattcaattaaaagaGACAGAGTACCGCAGGCCCTCTCAGGATATACCCCCGAGGCTTAGGAGACAAATTTCCCTGGAAACAAATGCGATTCAAATTCAGACAAATAGTCCCTGCGCGGAAGAAGCCGTTTACCAGGAAATTTGTCCATCACTCTTGGGCCgaacaaaatttgtttttctttttcctcTGCTGCCCTCAGGCCGCGATCACCAAACGTACACTTATTTTTATGCACAGATAATACCTTTATCGATGGAATATGAAcacatgtttacattttttatatattttttttcgccgatgtttatttgaattctaccttgaaagaattttaattacgcTTCTTGaagaattaatgaaaatattcgaAGTTCGCACCGAAGTAGCCACTTACGCCTACAGTGAGCTTAATTTGAGTGCTCCTTTGATGCTGTAGAATGATGGAGCAGAAAATGATCCGCTTGTACGAACGACCCATCTTTATGACGTTAAATTGGTTTTAGCCTTCAAACCTGTTGAGGTAGTTAGGGGGAAATTTAACAACGCTTCTTGTTACTCAGCTAAACTGAATTAAATTGATTCTACTTCCGATCCACaaaatgagaaaatattttaacaaaataacgttttgcaactaaaaatattttctggtcGTGTAAATATCGATgagagtttttatattaatacaatacaaactTGTTAGTTGAACAGGCTATGTTACCAATCCGCTGCAAAAAGAGACGACCGCAAAATTGATACAAATATTGCAACCACTCTCGTTCAGCATTCAATCGATTTCTGTCAATACGAGCCAAATGAATTTTCATACAGCTCACCTAAACGAGAAAGACTTATCTGCGAAAATCAACGAGTGATAGTTTTCGGATGTTGTTTAGTGGTTTTAgaaacacaaaacaatattatggtCTAATCGAGTTTGTCAACTCTTATATTTAATTGACAGATCGGGTGGTGTTTACTACTTATTTCTaggaattataaattacttggtAGATCTAGGTTAGAATTACTGACATTGTAGGATAACAAtacattttgtgaaatattttcttctCTTTTTTCGGTGTTATTTTTCCTAACAAATATTCTTCATTACACTTATGTTCGTTTGTATGATTGAAAGGGGCTCTTATTTCATTCTATGTACTATGTCAGTAGAACAGTGTCTGCTAGAATCCAATGTTTAAATTAGCAATAAACAAGATCCTTAACTAAATTACTATCTCAATAAGCTTGAAATTATGCTAAATATTTCTTCTATagaaatttatgtttgtatcaACTATTGTTCTTATTTGAAAACTGGTTTATTAGGTAGGTAGTAAATATAGACTTTAAGAAAGCATGTtagtattcataattttaattactgtttatCCCTTTAATAATCTATAACTTTCtctgcaaataaattatgttttaactagtatttaattattttttttatgtaaaatttcaaataatttgaaagACAAAGTTACAAAACACTGATCAggtcgaaaatatttattactaagaccccgaataaattacaatataattacttatacagAATAANNNNNNNNNNNNNNNNNNNNNNNNNNNNNNNNNNNNNNNNNNNNNNNNNNNNNNNNNNNNNNNNNNNNNNNNNNNNNNNNNNNNNNNNNNNNNNNNNNNNNNNNNNNNNNNNNNNNNNNNNNNNNNNNNNNNNNNNNNNNNNNNNNNNNNNNNNNNNNNNNNNNNNNNNNNNNNNNNNNNNNNNNNNNNNNNNNNNNNNNNNNNNNNNNNNNNNNNNNNNNNNNNNNNNNNNNNNNNNNNNNNNNNNNNNNNNNNNNNNNNNNNNNNNNNNNNNNNNNNNNNNNNNNNNNNNNNNNNNNNNNNNNNNNNNNNNNNNNNNNNNNNNNNNNNNNNNNNNNNNNNNNNNNNNNNNNNNNNNNNNNNNNNNNNNNNNNNNNNNNNNNNNNNNNNNNNNNNNNNNNNNNNNNNNNNNNNNNNNNNNNNNNNNNNNNNNNNNNNNNNNNNNNNNNNNNNNNNNNNNNNNNNNNNNNNNNNNNNNNNNNNNNNNNNNNNNNNNNNNNAAAACTTGCACAGCAAAACATGGAAGGCAACCGATAGCCCCATGTGGAGAGGGAATGAATAACCGTGAAATTACTCGTAAAACTTACATTAGTGAGGCAGTTAATATACCCCCGGGGACCATGTGGGCCACTCGTAAATCCACACGAAAAATATTAAGACACCCATCTTAGTCTCCACAGTTATAAAACTCCAAATTGGTGTAATTAATGGCCGAGTCAGtttaatattgtcattaagTTTTATCTGTTAATTCGTTTGGCTGTGCATGTTATCAATATCTGGGCTTAATCTTCATTCAATCAGCTGGATGTGGGTGATCTTAATCATTTATGTTTACGAATACGTTTATGCCTATTTACTATAGTTTACGATACATCGGCCTTGGCATACACGGAGAAtccattcatttgtttttttctttgagCTTTATACATGTAGAGCTGATGctaaaatatacacaatattCCTAGGtactacttttaaaataaaatatattaattgatttttaacatACATTGGACAAGAAGCTACAATaaagacttttttttaataatatctttattcatGCAAATGTATAAACGATTTATTCGTAGCCTGTCGAGGTAACGTACTGTTTTCATCGCTTATATctctacattttttaatatttttacccaatatcatattaaataaaaaaaattgaccaCATAATATCGCCTACATTCTTAATCCAAAACTCAATAAAGAAGTTCTTCCTGACCGCTACTTTCCTTATAAATACTCTAACAAATTGATTCCAATTATTCCCCAATCCCATTAAATGCTTTACCGGGCTGTCAAAGTATCATAGATGCACAAAGGATGGACGTGATGGGGTGTCACCTATGATGAACGACATGGCCGTCAAATAAGAATTCAATTTCTCGCTCCCGTTGGCCCGTGGCGTGTGAACACGAGATTCTGTTCCTTAAAGGTGTtgagttttcaatttgtttttgtaaggaATAGGTGTGAGTTTTGTCATTGATTTTTTTGGTCGCCATTGGTGTAGAGGCGACtgtttttagttttacattTGGACAAAATGCCTTTTTTTGTAATTAGCTGGTAGTCTAACATTAGTACATTTTACAcgagattatttttgtataataaccaattatattattgatccCGAGGACTCTACCAAATATGAGTAACTGCACTTACAGAAGTTTTAATAATAGGTAAAGTGCACGTTATTTTGTCATAAACTATATGAGAGTTTTATGAACATGATTTTAGTAAGTAACTTAAATCTTAATTAGGTatatgtaacaataataatatagtgcATAGATCCCTAGAAATACCATCCACGAAATgactaaatatataagtaatattttttgagaacaataataaatagtaaccttacaatatacaattcatttattatacTACAGCTACCTTCGTCGTATGTATAAAAGCCATTAACACAGGTAACCATTGTTCTATGAGTTATTAAAGGAATTATAGTAAacgaaacataaaataaagaatgTTCGAACTTCCACACACCAGTTCGAGTACAGAAGCTACCTATGGTTTGAATACCGattgtttatgatttaaaagACTATAAAGTCAAGCATACGttatatttcttattgttaGTTTATCGTATTGGAAATCTTAAATGGCTTATAGACATAGAGACCTGACGTTGTATACGtgcatgttttaaatttaatatagagTAGTCAAACGTTATAtggctattaatattttatcaacatatttattttattgaacgcATTGGTACtgtatttatcatttaaaaataaaacataaatgtaaagGAACTAGTTTAATGTTGCTTACCATATGGAGAACAAAACTTCAAAAATAGCTACagacgtaaaatattttgaaatacaacCCGCTTCCGTAGAAATGGAAGCCGATGAACGAATCCACAATAGAAATTCATTTTATAGCTCACACTTGATGTTTATCCAGTAGCATTAAAGCATCTCTGGCTTTGTCTTTGAATTAATAGTCCACCAACATCTTCCATCTACGGATGTCGGAAAGTGGAGACAAAGCTATAAACTGTGTCAAATTAAAAACCCCTTTGAACTCGCCGTAAACATAAtcgtaatactaaaataaaaagttcgTTACGAATGCGGGACATGTGTCCACATGTTGCTAAGAGACAACCCGTGTATAATGTGATAAAGTGTGGTCTGGTATACCGCCTGTTAGACGGCCGCCTTAAGGCCCCTACCCCAGCAAACGGCCTTGGACAATTCAATCCATACTTAGCGACGAGTTACTGGTgaaaatatgcaaagatttactgataatctctttaaaaaatcaatttgagggtttttagaaaattttaaaataccaaaacattCCTTAATAAACAATCTATCTAATAGAATcggttacaaatttaatttatgtgaaTTTTAGGAGGAAATGCATGGAGAAATACATCGATtatagtggcattttcattttgaatttatcgaataaatatccacattataaaaaaattaaaactacaaaagtgaaaataatttaatgtagaaatatgataatttttgttttctttaatatgttttataaatgttgaatagatagtttttaaaaatataagcgcGTCGTTTTTTTCGGGGCCTTAATTATTGCCTTgaactaagttttatttttaagttctcTCTGACGTGTGATGGGGTGTGTTTTGGATTCGATGCGGCCGTGATTGTTGTTCTTAATAGCCTATAATTTTAACCCGTCAAAGGGTTTTTCAATTTAAGAATTATGACGATCcggtaatatttttgtatctcaGCCAATAGATTAAATAAAGTATGCAAATTATGGCGTAGAGATTCTGTATTATAATgccaaaatataaaactacccACCTTTCTGTTAGAATTTCTTACTACATTTGTAGCAAGTATTGAAAAAAGGAATTTGGATGCACTTGACAGGTTGCCTCATTCATGAACGTAAATTTACATTATTCCAAAAAAAGTGATAGCAAATTTACTACTCTACCCTCCAAGACTCTACTCTAAGTCGTATAAGTAAGATCAGAGTATTAAAAGGCACTATGATAAGGTTTTACGAATAAACAAGATACTTTATTCAACTAAAAAACGTAGGTACCCctgataaataagaaataataaaatatatataaatcgaAGAATTTATGACTGTTCACGTCAATACAAGgctataaaaaggttttatattgGTCTCAATGAAACGGACATGCAAAATGCATGATAAAATAGTCGGAGACAGGAAAACGTCCTCTCGTATCAGTAAGGTGTTTACTATGGTGCGCCTCGTCGACGCCATGCCAAAGATAAAAGAGGCAAGCCCGCATTGAGGCGTCAGGTCGTGGGACTCATAGACCCTAAAATTAGAGGACTAACAAAGAGTACTTTATAAGAAATCATCAAGTTAAGAggaacatttataataatgatattaagtAAACTTTTTCTAACGTGACTAATTTACGTGTATTTGTTTTTGGACACCTAAAAGAACACAAGATacaaacaaatatgaataataaactggatgtattttattctataacCTGGTCATTTTTAgtgaataaactaaaaatattatcgcttcgtaattatattttattatcaaataaaacattgtaaccCCCATACAAACATCTGACTCCGAGCCCAAACACGCTAAAGATAAACTTGTGCACTTGAGTGAAGTGGGCTCCCACGGGCTGGGGGAGCCTGAAGCCGCTCTCTGAACATCATTGTCAACATGATCTGTTTTCTCGCGTAACTTACTGTTATCTGATACTCTGTTGCCAATTTAAATGACAgtatatacatttgtatttgAAGGCAAAACTGCCAGTATCTACAATctatctaaaatttaaataagctcttaatttattttagagtttttaaagttttaattttaaattgtgagGTAAAATCCTTAAGtcataaatagatattaattacCTACAGCAAAAAcctatttcataaaacattcgTTATTAAAGCGAAAATGCTTTATGCTGCTCAATAACTTAATGTTCCATGTTCGTTTGCAATATCAATTACACTCGGAACCCTGGCGACATTTTCAGGATCACGCACTCACAGAAGAAGGCCTTTATTTGTCATTATCTCTAGCCACCGAACCTGAATGACACAACGATTCCCAGTTTTCACTAACGACTTCTCTGAAATACTGAGTTCTACAGCATTGGATATTTTAATCCTGGTAAGTAATTCCCGCAAATACCAAATCTTTTCCAAGCCGAAATATTTGTGCTTTCATAAGActtaccaaatttttttttaggcAATGTTTtactttctatataatattatgtattatgtaggtGCGTATAGGcagttattatattgttttaatttattatgtttttaataccgACGAAGGTAAGCGCCGTTTCCAAAGGGTAGACATTTATTTTGACCACGAACGTATAACGTAAACCCAGTTCGGGTTTGATGTGAACCAAATGTCGTAAACAAACCGAAGTGCGGTGTTTGCTCCCACATCGTCCGTCTGGTGATCTGTAAACGGTTATGATTATGAATTTACGATAGGGCTATACATGATCGTCATTCACACACGGCATTTATTATTAGACCAAAGTGATGTGAGCATGGAgtgcattgtttatttttttatcgacagTCAAAGATCGGGCCGCACCGTGAGGCCAGACAGTGGTGTGGTTATAAATATAGGTAGGTgcgtttattattaataattcgaTCCCTCAGCGGTGTAGTGACAGAATTCTTTGGTTGTGCATCATAAGTTTGTACGTTCAATTTGTTTCTTATGTTATGAGAGATTTTCAAATAAGGCAAATAAATTTATCACCCAGGCGTGTACCTACTACATTTAATTTGGCTCTAAGTGTACAAAAACTtgctaataaaatcaattaaaagataatatacttaatttccCCTTGCCAATGTTACATGTTGCAGTAAAAAGTACCCGAGTACCTACTCGACCACCTTTCTGATGGACGTTAAGTAACTCTCTCCGAGATATTCCACCCTGAGTCCTGAACAAATTGTGTTACAAAAATGGAAATACCATACAACATGCTGCCCGAACCGAGAATTAAACCCAGGAACTCGCGGTCCATACTCCATATCCCGAAGAATTCATTGGACAtagattgttaaataaaataatttaatttcgataACCGTTAACAAACACTTACggtatttacctatatttttgaaaaacaaaaatggcTTTGTTATGTTCCTACTTAATTTCGCAGCCTCTAgagatttgtaataatatattctgcGTGAAACTATTATTGTCATTGATTTGACATTAACTTTGACGTAGGTAACCTTGACGCAGTTTTCAAACATCAAACAAATGCCATCTCTTTTACTCTCCAAATAAAATACTCAACTAAAAAGAGATACACTACGAAGGGTTACAGTATATTAGGGTTGCAATAGTTTTTGTAACGctgaaaagataataaaaaatattctcaacATAATTTACTCCATAAAATGAGTTTATGTAGAAGAATGTGTATCCCTATTTTAGGTCTCCGAAATCTACAACGGGAAATAACTTTAAGAACTTTGTGTAATAtagccaataaaaatataaacataacctCTACGAAAGGAAATTGTGATCCAgtaaaagtgttttataatagtattcGTCTTAAATCTAAAAAGGTTTGTCTTTTTTGAGTTACTTATataggtttttatttgtttacagaataaataaaagttaaatactAACAGTGCctgtgatttatattatttttgaaatccAAATATCCAACTTTTTAATCTTTTAGCCGAAGGTTTCTAAGCTTACATCTTTAATAcacaaatcataatattttaaatttcaatcaaATTCTCTTTTAGTTACCTCTAAAGTTGTTCCACTAGcatgtttatttacaatattaacttaGCTGTATACTAGTGAGCTTTTATAGAGAAATTAAAACTGccttaaaaatgtaaaataaatagtaaagctTAAAAAACAACCACAATGTTAATACTACTAATTTAACTGAACAATagacaaatttaaaatcataatacatttttatacattatatttccaGGCCAAATATGACTCTGATGATGAAGATGATAAATTTGATGATGATGACACATCACTAACAAAGGATTCAAAAGTCGTTAAATTCAGCACAACATCCATGAGAGCAGACGTCATCTTGAAATCAGGCCTAGGTATAGCGAGGAAGTAAGTATGTATACAAATAAGATTCTTGCTTCTTATCAAGCCTATATTTAGATTCTTAATTTTGTGGGGATTAGGGGTACTTATTATTGTTCTTAATGCTCTTTTTAATCTTTCACTTGACTCTCAAAAATTCTGTGAAATAGATACAGTGTGtcactacaatttatttttataattaaatgggATAAATTGTATGCTAATGGTTGcttaatacaaataaagttgatatataaaaaatcacagaatataaaactgtaaagtTTGATACCTTACCAAGCAAGAAGTcaataatatgaataacaaGCTTGTAAATTTTGAAGAATTATTGTGCTcataatatttcacatttagCCCTGTTGTCtcatagatatattttgtaaacccTTCTTAGTCACAGAGATACAGGCATAGAGCCTAGTGTTGTGGcctttaatattaagtaaggaGATTAGTGGATAGCTTGACATTGCTAATTCGTGATTTTCATTTTCAGTAAAATAGAACAATCATTCTACGAatgtaaaataagaataaatggCAAAAAACTGAGCAAGAAAAGTGCTACTGTGAGTAGTTTAAAAAGCATACTAGattcataaatgtatttttatgtataaaatcttttgaaatgaatcatttattatacttaaaaataatacatatttgcaGGTTAGGCCCGGTGATGAAgtagatgtaataaaaatggTAAGCCCTAATAATCCTGAACACTTGTATATTTCCCGAGTTGAAGTCATAAATGTAGTACCCAAGGAAGAAAATATAGCAATAACAGCGAGAAGGTTCAAAAACCTTCTCATAGAAAACTATGATGAAGATCCATATAAAGGCAGAATTAGTGAAAATGACTCATAAACTGCTTGAAATGCATTATTTGTGACAAGATACAcactattaaaaatacactGTTAGAACAAAGTAAGATGAATTAAATGGTCTATCTGTTACAGATTATTGATTCCAATCAAGTTTAGTGTATAAATTGTTAAGTTATTGAGGTTTGTAAATAGgagccaaaataaaaatataacaatttataaaacatgattttattcaaataccATTAGTCTATCAAATATCAAGATCAATATCACAATCTGAACTTTCGAACATAGATATTTGTGAATTTTGTGTAGATTTTTGGTTTATTGTGGAACTTGTACTATCACTTTTGTCTTTTAATTTTACTACATCACTATTTGAATTTGCCTTGTGTGTCACTTTTTCTTCATATTTACTTAAATCGTGTTTCTCAACATATTGAAATTCCATTAACTTACTTACAGTTTTTGACAAATTTGCTCCTTCTTTATCAGTTAgtgttatttctttttcatgATTGTTTTTTACAGTTTTACATTCTTTAACTGGACTATGAATATTTTGAACACattcatcaatatttttagaCTTTCCTTTTATTCCTGAAGTACTTGGTTCATTGATATTCGTATTTTCACCATTCGTAGAATTCACTTCGGAATTAGCctcaaatttaaaatcaatatttaattccGCAAAGACATCATTTACACTCGGCACTGCTTTTAAAATTGATCGCTCGTCAAAATCATTATCACTTTCTAAAGGGTCTTCTGTACAAGTTGTTTTAACGGTTTTAGACCTCTTATTAATATTGACCTTTATATTTGATGTATTCACGGTAACTTCCTTTCGTTGCCGTTTTTTCTGGTTTCTTTGTGCTGGTGGTGGATTCCTATCGACTTTATTTAAAGTTGCATGTTTCTTTAAAGTTTTGGCTAATTTGTCATTAAcccgtattttattttcatcttcCTGAGAATTTTCtgaattctctttattttctgCTTTATCTTCATTGCCATCTTGTTTTACTTTGTTCTTATCAAAGTACGAACTAGTCACTAATGAGgcggataaaattatattatcatcagAAACATCGTCATACTTCGCAAATAATCTATTTATACCTCTATCAATGTCGTGCTCTAATGTCTTATGATCAACTTGTAACAGCTGACCGTAATACAGTAACTCCTCATgccatatttcatacaaatttagTTGAGTTAGGAGTTTCTTAGCTGTACATAGATATCCATAATCTGGGTACTTCTGAAATGTAGAATGTAGAGCATCAACAGTGTCAGATAGAGTGCAGTCTTGCATTGATAAATCTACGAGTGTCACTGCGGTAATGGCATCCATAGGTAATATCGTGTTCCGGTACATAAGCCGACAATGAGCTTGTGATAATCTGCAATGACAAAGAGAATTATTAAGCACAGCATGCAGTTAGGGATAAGAGCGGGTGAGATTATAAACACTAAAGGAGTTGACAGAAGTGCAATAACTGCAACATTTTGCCAATGGTATttgtctcattatagcaatgATGCTCTGTGTTCAGTCatataatgtatgtttgttgTTTCTTCTTTTTACTATggttcatttttaaattgtttttttctgtctttttatttatttgcttttgtaTTCAGTGCcaatttcgcatttattttaaactagccaTAAATTGTATCAGGTGTCATAAAATATGGACTATGTCCTCCAAATGGAACTCCGACTGGATCTTAATTACACAAATTCCTTACCTGACGAGACTATCCAACATTCGCACAGTAGTTCGAGAAGGGTCTCGATGTTCAGATTTCCTTTGAACCATATAATATGACTGCAGGATTGTGTTTGCTGATTTTGTCATTTTCGTAGTTTGTGGCCCTACAAAGCTTATATACATCTGAAAGAGtgattaaagttaatttaaaactgaCAAAATTGAACCTTAAATGTTAGAGAAGTTGAATTGCACATACTTGTAACTTT
This genomic stretch from Manduca sexta isolate Smith_Timp_Sample1 chromosome 21, JHU_Msex_v1.0, whole genome shotgun sequence harbors:
- the LOC115444635 gene encoding mitochondrial transcription rescue factor 1 — its product is MSLCRRMCIPILGLRNLQREITLRTLCNIANKNINITSTKGNCDPVKVFYNSIRLKSKKAKYDSDDEDDKFDDDDTSLTKDSKVVKFSTTSMRADVILKSGLGIARNKIEQSFYECKIRINGKKLSKKSATVRPGDEVDVIKMVSPNNPEHLYISRVEVINVVPKEENIAITARRFKNLLIENYDEDPYKGRISENDS